One genomic window of Oncorhynchus clarkii lewisi isolate Uvic-CL-2024 chromosome 5, UVic_Ocla_1.0, whole genome shotgun sequence includes the following:
- the LOC139409146 gene encoding Rieske domain-containing protein has translation MASGNEEESAGSVSWRLIGPASELSKKQCRLMHSSLGYGSDVCLFYVKGEFFAMDARCAHSGGPLCDGDIEDADGILQVFCPWHDYDFNLRTGHSGTGLQQQVYKVKLEDGSVYVKHASPLSLQTFPSGKKN, from the exons ATGGCGTCTGGGAATGAAGAGGAAAGTGCGGGTAGCGTTTCATGGAGGCTAATAGGCCCAGCCTCTGAGCTTTCCAAGAAGCAGTGCCGTTTGATGCACTCCTCCCTCGGCTACGGCTCCGATGTTTGCCTGTTCTACGTGAAAGGGGAATTCTTCGCCATGGATGCTCGCTGCGCTCACTCCG GTGGTCCGCTGTGTGATGGAGACATTGAGGATGCAGATGGTATTCTGCAGGTCTTCTGCCCCTGGCATGACTATGACTTTAACCTCAGGACAGGACACTCAGGGACTGGTTTACAG CAACAAGTGTACAAAGTCAAATTGGAGGATGGCAGTGTGTATGTGAAGCACGCAAGCCCTCTCTCCTTACAGACCTTCCCATCAGGCAAGAAGAACTGA
- the LOC139409145 gene encoding cartilage intermediate layer protein 1-like, protein MWDFTEMTLLLSFLVAVAVAQGPIWNSSLFKKWSQTERSRKLAYNTLTEPQQTTGVTEWTSWFNIDHPGGNGDYERLEAIRFYYRERVCVRPVAMEARTTDWVAAAETGEVTHSSLEKGFWCINKEQPYGRICSNYHVRFQCPPVQAYWTDWATWGTCSATACNDVGIQVRKRKCMSIQPLPLLLVPPCQGHHTERTECATPPCEAKWTPWSPWGACSVTCGKGRRIRRRTCVRTSVTVQCVGRAAEIQKCGKNPCPPPNCNRECPKGRPSEDCSRCVCEGHVLQGEVLSMSGVPVAGARIALASQPKIIHARTDSKGLFRLPGVCSSSPTQLYIHKEKFAPVTTSTSSNSTGSSWVRVVLKSAEKPYVVKHPEDKVRYEGQRVMLCCKATGSPMPDKYYWYHNGTLLDRNVFKYEEDLLLRGLKPEQTGHYYCKASSQTGSSKSSQAFLTVIAKGTPACNPTPENHLIRLPMDCVQPGTDSMLYNAGRCPHNKCAGSLDFDLRCRDGGGYCCGVQKMESRVIDCGSYSLPIKAVTECGCQKCVVPKVLVRGRVVTADNDEPLRFGHMYIGKERVGTTGYKGGFTLNITPDTERLVVNFVDPTQKFIDTPKVFIFDRRGGSVYHDVKVMRKQEPIDINAGETNTIDLGEIKGEDPIGQIIIPPNSFHRNNGEVYKGTVKASVTFIDPRNITTAAAAPGELNFVDDEGDMLPLRTYGMFSVDFRDEANQEVLGAGAVQVLLDTQHVKMQAHIPKMKLWSLNPDTGIWEEESDFHYTQTTSGGNGRSKREERTFLIGNMEIRERRLFNLDVPENRRCYVKVRAYMNDKFLNTEQLEGVVISLINLEPKPGFSSNPRAWGRFDSVITGPNGACLPAFCDAQVPDAYTAYVTGVMGGEELEAAPSTPKMNPNIIGVSQPYLDKIDYQRSDHDDPALKKTAFRINLAKPNPNNVEETNGPIYPYQSLIDCENAGVDANHFRFFRVEKDKYEYNVVPFQENDLTSWTGDYHSWWPNPQEFRACYIKVKIQGQKEVMIRSQNHGGTHPETAGQLYGIRDIRSTRDMHVANTSAACLEFKCSGMLFDQAAVDRSLISVLPQGNCRRVGVNSLLKEYLTKHPPTSPNNESHAFNMLGPVDPLGHNYGIYTVTDQNPRLAKEIAIGRCFDGTSDGFSREMKSDTGVALTFSCPERTVTRESLFQRLQTNPSQTLSQMARDMREAQGLQVRGRSSRVVTYPSGSSSRRSSSSTRRRSTMRAQDRQ, encoded by the exons GACCCATCTGGAACAGCTCTCTGTTTAAGAAGTGGAGCCAGACAGAAAGGAGCAGGAAGCTGGCCTACAACACACTGACCGAGCCACAGCAGACCACAG GTGTGACTGAATGGACGTCCTGGTTCAACATCGACCATCCAGGGGGGAATGGAGACTACGAGCGGTTAGAGGCCATCCGGTTCTACTAcagggagagggtgtgtgtccGGCCTGTGGCCATGGAGGCCCGCACCACTGACTGGGTAGCAGCAGCCGAGACTGGGGAGGTGACCCACTCCAGCCTAGAGAAGGGCTTCTGGTGCATCAACAAGGAGCAGCCCTACGGACGCATCTGCTCCAACTACCACGTCCGCTTCCAGTGCCCACCAG TTCAGGCCTACTGGACAGACTGGGCCACCTGGGGAACCTGCTCTGCTACAGCCTGTAATGACGTGGGCATCCAGGTGCGCAAGAGGAAGTGTATGAGCATCCAGCCCCTGCCCCTGCTGCTGGTGCCCCCATGCCAGGGCCACCACACAGAGAGGACGGAGTGTGCCACCCCACCATGCGAAG CCAAGTGGACTCCTTGGAGTCCATGGGGAGCATGCTCGGTGACCTGTGGCAAGGGTCGCAGGATCAGGAGGAGGACCTGTGTGAGAACCTCTGTAACAGTGCAGTGTGTGGGACGAGCGGCGGAAATCCAGAAATGTGGGAAAAATCCATGCCCCCCAC CCAATTGTAATCGCGAGTGTCCCAAAGGTCGGCCCAGTGAGGACTGCAgtcgctgtgtgtgtgagggccacGTGCTCCAGGGAGAGGTCCTCAGTATGTCCGGTGTCCCTGTAGCGGGGGCCAGGATAGCGCTGGCCAGCCAGCCCAAGATCATCCATGCCCGTACTGACTCCAAGGGCCTCTTCAGACTCCCAGGGGTCTGCTCCAGCTCCCCCACCCAGCTCTACATTCACAAGGAGAAGTTTGCCCCTGttaccacctccacctccagcaACAGCACTGGGTCATCCTGGGTACGGGTGGTCCTAAAGTCTGCAG AGAAGCCATATGTTGTAAAGCACCCGGAGGACAAAGTGCGCTACGAGGGACAGCGTGTGATGTTGTGCTGCAAGGCAACAGGGTCGCCCATGCCTGACAAATACTACTG GTACCACAATGGGACCCTACTAGATAGGAATGTGTTTAAATACGAAGAGGATCTGCTGTTGAGAGGCCTGAAGCCAGAGCAGACTGGACATTACTACTGTAAAGCCAGCAGCCAAACAGGCAGCAGCAAGTCTTCACAGGCATTCCTCACTGTTATCG CTAAAGGCACACCGGCATGCAACCCCACTCCTGAGAACCACCTCATCAGACTGCCCATGGACTGTGTTCAGCCTGGGACGGACTCTATGTTATACAACGCCGGCCGCTGCCCCCACAACAAGTGTGCAGGCTCCCTGGACTTTGACCTGCGCTGCAGGGATGGAGGTGGCTACTGCTGTGGGGTCCAGAAGATGGAGAGCCGGGTAATAGACTGTGGGAGCTACAGCCTGCCCATCAAAGCGGTAACTGAGTGTGGCTGCCAGAAGTGTGTAGTCCCCAAGGTGCTGGTACGTGGCAGGGTGGTCACAGCAGACAACGATGAACCACTGCGTTTTGGGCACATGTACATTGGCAAGGAGAGAGTAGGCACCACAGGGTACAAAGGAGGCTTCACACTCAATATAACCCCAGACACAGAGAGGCTAGTAGTCAACTTTGTGGATCCCACGCAGAAGTTCATTGACACTCCTAAGGTGTTTATCTTCGACAGGAGAGGGGGGTCTGTTTACCATGACGTGAAGGTGATGAGAAAGCAGGAACCTATTGATATCAATGCTGGAGAGACAAATACCATTGACTTAGGAGAAATTAAAGGGGAGGACCCTATTGGACAGATCATCATACCTCCAAATTCTTTCCACAGGAATAATGGGGAGGTGTACAAAGGTACAGTGAAAGCCAGTGTCACCTTCATTGACCCCAGGAACATCACCACAGCTGCTGCCGCTCCTGGTGAGCTCAACTTTGTGGACGATGAGGGTGACATGCTTCCACTGAGGACATATGGGATGTTTTCTGTTGACTTCAGAGATGAGGCGAACCAGGAAGTCCTGGGGGCTGGAGCGGTCCAAGTACTCctagacacacagcacgtcaaaATGCAAGCTCACATTCCCAAAATGAAACTGTGGTCCCTCAACCCAGACACAGGTAtctgggaggaggagagtgaCTTTCACTACACTCAGACCACATCTGGTGGTAATGGGAGGAGCAAGCGAGAGGAGCGCACTTTCCTCATAGGTAACATGGAAATCAGGGAGCGTCGACTTTTCAACCTGGACGTGCCTGAGAACCGCCGCTGCTACGTCAAAGTGCGGGCGTACATGAATGACAAGTTCCTGAACACTGAGCAGCTGGAAGGTGTGGTCATCAGCCTGATAAACCTGGAGCCCAAGCCTGGCTTCTCCTCTAACCCCAGAGCATGGGGTCGCTTTGACAGTGTGATAACCGGACCCAATggagcctgcctgccagccttctGTGATGCCCAAGTGCCTGATGCTTACACAGCTTATGTCACAGGAGTTATGGGTGgtgaagagctggaggcagctccCTCAACCCCAAAGATGAACCCAAACATCATTGGAGTGTCTCAGCCATACTTAGACAAGATAGACTACCAGCGATCAGACCACGATGATCCAGCTCTCAAGAAAACAGCCTTCAGAATCAACTTGGCAAAACCCAACCCCAACAATGTGGAAGAGACCAATGGACCAATATACCCCTATCAGAGTTTAATAGACTGTGAAAATGCTGGAGTCGATGCCAACCACTTCCGATTCTTCAGAGTGGAAAAGGACAAGTACGAATACAATGTTGTGCCCTTCCAAGAGAACGACTTAACATCGTGGACGGGTGACTACCACTCCTGGTGGCCCAACCCTCAGGAGTTCAGGGCTTGCTACATCAAGGTCAAGATCCAGGGGCAAAAGGAGGTCATGATAAGGTCACAGAACCATGGAGGCACCCACCCTGAGACTGCAGGTCAGTTGTACGGTATAAGAGACATCCGCAGCACCCGTGACATGCATGTGGCCAACACCTCCGCAGCTTGCCTCGAGTTCAAGTGCAGTGGTATGCTCTTCGACCAAGCCGCAGTCGACAGGTCCCTCATATCAGTCCTCCCACAGGGAAACTGTCGGAGAGTGGGAGTCAACAGCCTGCTAAAGGAGTACCTGACCAAGCACCCCCCTACCTCACCGAACAACGAGTCCCATGCCTTCAACATGCTGGGCCCTGTCGACCCCTTGGGGCACAATTATGGCATTTACACGGTCACAGACCAGAACCCTAGGTTGGCAAAAGAGATCGCCATCGGACGCTGCTTTGACGGTACCTCTGACGGGTTCTCCAGGGAGATGAAGTCAGACACTGGAGTTGCTCTGACCTTCAGCTGCCCAGAAAGGACTGTGACCAGGGAGAGTCTCTTCCAACGCCTCCAGACGAACCCCAGCCAGACTCTTTCTCAGATGGCCCGGGACATGCGGGAGGCGCAGGGGCTGCAGGTCCGGGGAAGGTCCTCCCGGGTGGTGACCTACCCCTCTGGTTCCAGCAGCCGCAGATCCAGCTCCTCTACCAGGAGAAGATCCACGATGCGTGCACAAGACAGGCAGTAG